The genomic window CTAAacaaaccaataaaaaaaatcatgttataGTCTATACAtgagataaattaataatactaaaattattacctgTTCCTTTCCAAATGTTTTCTGATTGCAACAGCTTTCTTGATTAAATGGTACAAATCTTCAGGGAGACCTGGAGCCAAACCCATAGCTTTCATGATTCTAAGAATTTTGTTTCCAGTCACAAATCTTACTTGAGCGACACCGTGGGAATCTCGCAAAATAACacctatcaaaaaaaaaaaatttaatattcaatatatataggtaggtaataaaaattaataataaattgattttaaatatcaatagctCTCAGACAAATGCCTCGATAAGTCTGCATAATAAaccttaaaaaattgaaaaccaattaaaaaaggCGTTCaggaaataaatgtataagatcATCATAgagcatttattattttaagttcttATAGATTACagcctatacattttaaacaatcttaccaaattttattaattgtaaatcaataacatataatttttaatataaaatacctctgtacatttaaatcttagttgattaattatttattaagaaaaatcttctgttaaacaacaaaattacattttatcacatttatattataataaaagaggtataatatatcaaacagAAGCTCTCAGACAAATGCCTCGATAAATCTGCAtagtaaaactaataaaactgAAAACCAGTTAAATAAGTTGTtcagaaataatatgtataataatcatcatagagcaatttttttaaacatatttaatagtttatcaaaaatattgaatcttCCAAATGGCCATTAAATTTGAACatatgtcaaaaaaataagtaatcaaGATCAATACATTGATATACTTCTTGTATTGCCTGATAAAATAGTactaacaaacaaaatacatgaaGTTGAGGAATATGtgcctataattttattttatttattttatcaacttcCCAATATCAAgatgaaatacaaaatacattctctcaaaatttgttattattttcagtataaaaatatttacaacaatttCAATCAAGAATGATAAGCAGCTCTCAGACAAATGCCTCGATAAGTCCGCATAATAAaccttaaaaaattgaaaaccaaTTGAAAAAGGTGTTCAGTTAATTGTATTAGAATCATCATGGAGCTACCGtcaatctattataaaaaggtTTAATGACCAATATTTAATAGCATTAgagaagttattttaaaaacgttaaattGCATCATTTACCTATAGTTTACAGATCTGATTGTATTggataggtaggtagttataacattatacatgaaagtcgtaaaatattaaattatatctctCAGACAAATGCTCAACAATtcttcaaaataaacaaaaaaaaaactgaaaaccaATTTAAGTATGTTATcagcaataataaatagtataattatcatCATTGAGTACCTATCATTAATATATGGTcatcaaatatatacaaactaaTTACCAAATATCACAAACTTAGTCTTGGACAATACTAAAACCATGCAATAAATCAAAGGCAATAATCGAGGTTAATATAGCCATCTCCAGCTAAACCCTATCACGAGTTTaacattaatacttaaaaatcgtTGACTTATAAGTCAAGAGACATGAGCATTACCAATTTTAGAAGGTGTCAAGCCTTTCTTGGCCAATTTGAAAATGTGGTCCTTGACATCCTCGGACGACGATTTCAGCCAGGTGGCTACGCTGCGGCGGTACGGCAGAGCCGACTTGGAAATACCTTTTCTGCAAACACATTgtcaaaaaaaacttaagtcAGTCCGTACGACATACAacgaaattgaaaaatagcCATGACAATCAACCACTGACGGCAAAGATAATCGATCaaatcgattaaaaattaacgccGTGCGATTAGTATCGTGTATCGCAGCGGTGTCGTTGTCGACGTTTTATAGTTTTCACAGATAttgaattgtaataataattacccgGGTGTGTGCATCCGACCCATGTTGACGTTTGGTTGTTTTACACTTTaagaacgataaaaaaaattattccacAATGGAGATGTATGTAAAATCTCGAAAAAGAAATCCTACACACACGTTAGACAAACTACTCATAACCAAAAAGAATGGTGTTTGGTCGGTTCCCGTTCCACCAAGGAGATACAATCACCGAATACGCACGCACACGCCAAGGAGTATCCATAAATAATTGTGGTTTATTCTTCCAGAGCATGTCATTTCTTGGAATATGATACGAACACTACTTACTGCAGAGGTTGGTACTCAGTACTCCCTActtgtttgatattatttatattatattggtttcaTTGGTATATCCGATCTCcgattttattcttaattcatatttcatatttcttatttatttctaatttctaatttcttgCCAAGCTTTAAGAGTGTAGGCAGAattctgaaattattataaatgatttacattttacattcacGATCTCGGAAAATAacatcaaaaattcaaaaatatcttgACAAAATTGGTCGCtagatattgaaaatatatttattaatatttatgcaacTTTTCGGCTTTCGCTAATTGCTCTAAATTGATCAagcctacatattattaagtattctcGTGAATGCctattattatagcttttGATTATGCCAAACATCATTGTTTTTGTTGAGTGGTAGATGATATTCGAACTTCAAAGTACTGAATTAAAGATAGAGCAGAACAAAtgaattgtacaattttttttggctCCATCGTTCTTAACTCGTTGAAATGCATATGTTtccaagaaaaaaattcaaaaattttgctTGGTAGTTATATTGTGATTgtactaaatgtttattatgatatatgcaATGTGCTTGAGAGATATAAGAATTGAACATTGTTTTATATGGTATTATGGTAATTAGTAGAAAACgtcataagtaaaattatttttaaaatattagtattaagatATTTGAAAGCACGCTTGTTGAAATAaactttacatttatattgatttttgcacatatgttttaaaacaaattttatcgctataaatgtaaacataaGACATTTAAGGTTCCgtctgtattattttatgcctACAAAAGGACAGGTAGATACATTATAGGCAATTTCGATGAGCGAATTTGcaacgatgataataataataacacttaatAGAGAACAGATCTCTCcttattgtacattaaaaatataaaaatttaatttgcaaTTGGATGTTATGATAAGATTATGGATATAAACTATTGGTGcgagttcataatattataatttgtgtaaaacGTTAAGCGTCAGTGACATTTTGATCTCGATTTCGATGTATTACAGAACATCacagcttatttttttttaggaaaatatagataatttgataaatatggaaattattgaattaaacaaAGGCGAGTTCAAAATTTATTGGGAGGGATATTCATAAATCTTAACAATTATGAATTGACTTATAGTATACTTCGacttttaactaatatttggaatttttaagtaaaacgcATTTGACGATTTTTACCTTTGTCGTTAATTACCGTGTCTTTTTTTTCGtagaatcattttatatactcTCAATTAGTAGCAGACCAAGCTTAAAATCCTAACTATACGAATTTTCAGTAGTAGtttgaaaatcgaaaatttaaaatacatattttgcaaattttttcaacttcatATGGTTATTTcactaatattcattaataattcctaaaaatatgtttttctaaatttatgtattttgaataaaattgaatataaaactaaaaattgttttactaaatattaattgtcatttttgcagtcaaatatttatttgatgacAATTGACAATGATGCGATAATGTGCATTTAACCTATTTTATCTTGTCATAGATAGTTACGTTTTGAAGTATTCTTCCAATTTAAAAAGATGTTTTTACTtggaattttgaataatttttttgtgcatATTTTCTCTATTTTGCTCCTATAATTTACAAGCCCTAGTCATGATCATAacaaatgttcaattttactattgtgtttctaatatttcaaaattaattaattttaaagcacgTGCAAATTCTATTAGTgagttatttttcaattttttgatgGATTCATGTAAGTTAAATGCAAATGATCAGaatctatattttacaaattgtaacaaaaaatttttcctTGCCTAAAAAGTCAACactagattataattttactgtgaaggtattaatatattatttttatgaacatataAATGGTCATGttgcaaatttaatattaatacacttaacaatactgttattattctttcaatatggtataaaataaatacatttcaatacaaaaatatgaacttaGTAACTTAATGATCATAGGTATTACAAAAACTAACTAACAAATTgccatttttacataaaatcgCATCACAATTTATAACATCTTCAGAACTAACAtttcgatatttatttaaaaaataaatcctttGTCGTGCATAAGGATACCAATCAAAGTTATAGATCTTTCTGTTTGAAGAACCAAATGAAATATGTGTGTCTGTATCCAAATTCCAGTCTACCCAACAAACAAGTCCATGGCAAATGCCTTCGCTGCAAACAGATAAAATACATcacatcaatttaaaataataaataatttacaaatattagtgcatcaattataaaagtaataaactaGAGAAAAAACTGATgagctaaaataataaaaatattaatattaatattaatatttatataaatataatacactataatatttatattatttaaatattaaatttagtgacttactttttaatttttacagatAGTAAGTTTTTCAGTATTAAACTGGATTCATTTGCAAtgctttcaaaatttaaagtaaacaaaTCATAAGCACTTGAAAGGCTTTTGCTAGGGTACTCCCACAACGGCTTTTCTTCCAGTAATCCATCAGATATTTTTATGCTTTCCTAAATACATTACCCAAAATTACatgattataaaagtttattatttaatgttacgatttgatcaattttaatttacagaaaaaggaaaattaaaatactgataaaataaaaactgttgttCAACATAATCACTACATACAACATCAATTGTCGtcatttaaaatcattcaCTTAATATGCTGAATGACGCCAATTGATATGATGTACATTGTTATTCAATGCATTGTAACTTAgttcatattatgattaaactattcattttttttttttgtcagcaaattctgtaaatattctttagtagtcttacataattattttaatttttagaattttttttttttttttaaccaagtTATGCCTTATgttaggtacatttaatacattttataataatatagtttctataaaaatagacATATTGTACTAGAAATAAGATACAAAGAATTTTCTGAATTGCCTATTAATTTGATGAGTAtagtaaaagttaaattagtatttctaatttaaatttagtgtataatataaaacaaaatgttccattattttaagtataaaaattataaatatttaagaaaaaatgttcaaataaataaattcttaagtaattacaaagtaaatataaaattactttaatataaattaaaaaaaaaaaaaagttaagctttttacattttcaaataattaacaatttcacTTCAATAggctaaaaattgtatttacttaggtagctatattatttttaatactgaaaagattaaaagtttaataatacctGAACAATTTCATTGAATGGTATTATTTCAAATCCTTCAACTTCAGTCAAAGGAGCTCGAATTTTCCATAAATCATCAAATTCTACTGCTTGTATTTTTACAGTTCCTTCTTTtggaaatatattagttttggGGTTTACTTGAAGAGAATATCTCACAATATCAATCCATTCAGGTAAAATCCATTTGGATGGTTCCATAAATACTGTACATATTTCTTCCTCGttctataacaaaattaaatcaatactcaattaaaatatttaattataacataactaattatttttatatatttctgtgaaataatattaattcaaaatatatacttctttttgttttgaaattatttccaATACTTCTTTGTacgttttcaataaaacaattttatcttcCAAATCATTAGATcttatatatgaatttaaaacttttccaAAACTCTGAGGCCCACTAACATCATAGTAATACACCTatatgtaacaatattattagcaaCTAgtgttaaataatcaataggttacaatatagaaataaatacttttgctGCGCCAAATAGAGCTGCTGCAAGTCCCATAAATGACAAGTTGccaacaaataaacaaacactATTTggttgaacatattttttcaatgcagttaaataattgtttgtaagATAATGATCATTCATTTGTCCTATAAGAGTCCTGCTAATGACTCTATGAAAATCACATTCACAGTAAGGAAAAGGAACATCTAAATATGAACTGGAATATAAgtgaatttcaattatttttaactgaatgaataaaaattaatgtatatatataagaaataataaaactttatagttatatagtaactaaaaataatacctacctagacTTATTGGTGTCAAACCAAAACGATAATTCATCGTGATAACCAATTAGATTAACTtcttcatttgtttttaagtttacttCATTAGCAAAGTAATACACTCCTTGTATCCAATGATCTCTCCAAGGTACGTTGTTCTGTTGCAAATGCCATTTAGGAGCACAACTCAACATAATATCACCATCGGTGTCCATGGCCAAATCCCACCAAACAAATGCAGCATGAGCAATACCATTTTCTTTGGATTTACAACGAATAGCATTTTTACGGTCCGTTATAACACCATTTTTATCACTCCAATTGAacctatgaaaatatttttaaacggtaTTATGtgcaatcaaattaataagtttataatctaTCACCTAAACATCACTTGTGCTggaattaaagttttaaaagaatCTGTTGGTAATTCACTGAGTTGTAAATCAAATACACTTTCAATACCTTGGCAATTCTTTATGTCCTCAGGTATCTTAATCAATAACTCTTTATTGTGATATACATCATTAACTCTATTAAAATTCCTAATATACTTGCTTTCGATTACTTGAGCATAAACAATAGCTTCTGAGGGTATTACAATACAATcatcctaaaataaaaatagtacaattaacaaataattagttGTTGTGGTATACACATTGTcgtcattattttaaagagtaactaaacaaatatatttgtaaatattataatgtatgtattttgttacataaatgttatatatattaaccgTTAACAGTTCTTGATGAGCATGATTGAACACTGAAATAGCTCCTTCGCCAATCAATTCTGTGTCAAAAACTTCTGTGACTAATAAATTCATTCGATGAGGTAAGTCTACaccaacttttaatttttgagaaCTCTT from Aphis gossypii isolate Hap1 chromosome 1, ASM2018417v2, whole genome shotgun sequence includes these protein-coding regions:
- the LOC114123223 gene encoding protein arginine N-methyltransferase 7 — its product is MNENWEVNSMMEFDHHQNIARAAFGDMLYDSDRNQLYYKALKKEITRLHKANKKVHVLDIGTGTGLLAMMAAKCGADSVYACEEFEESYKCAKEIIRSNYLEDKIVLIHKSSQKLKVGVDLPHRMNLLVTEVFDTELIGEGAISVFNHAHQELLTDDCIVIPSEAIVYAQVIESKYIRNFNRVNDVYHNKELLIKIPEDIKNCQGIESVFDLQLSELPTDSFKTLIPAQVMFRFNWSDKNGVITDRKNAIRCKSKENGIAHAAFVWWDLAMDTDGDIMLSCAPKWHLQQNNVPWRDHWIQGVYYFANEVNLKTNEEVNLIGYHDELSFWFDTNKSSSYLDVPFPYCECDFHRVISRTLIGQMNDHYLTNNYLTALKKYVQPNSVCLFVGNLSFMGLAAALFGAAKVYYYDVSGPQSFGKVLNSYIRSNDLEDKIVLLKTYKEVLEIISKQKENEEEICTVFMEPSKWILPEWIDIVRYSLQVNPKTNIFPKEGTVKIQAVEFDDLWKIRAPLTEVEGFEIIPFNEIVQESIKISDGLLEEKPLWEYPSKSLSSAYDLFTLNFESIANESSLILKNLLSVKIKNEGICHGLVCWVDWNLDTDTHISFGSSNRKIYNFDWYPYARQRIYFLNKYRNVSSEDVINCDAILCKNGNLLVSFCNTYDH
- the LOC114123215 gene encoding 40S ribosomal protein S13; protein product: MGRMHTPGKGISKSALPYRRSVATWLKSSSEDVKDHIFKLAKKGLTPSKIGVILRDSHGVAQVRFVTGNKILRIMKAMGLAPGLPEDLYHLIKKAVAIRKHLERNRKDRDSKFRLILVESRIHRLARYYKRKSKIAPNWRYESSTASALVA